Genomic segment of Patescibacteria group bacterium:
TATTTAAATCCACAGTGTGCAGCCATTAGATTTTGTTTTCCGATGCAATCGGAATTACAAAATCTTATGTCCTGAGTATATCTACAAAATCGCTCGAACTCATTTTACCAAAAATTACTGAAAATTAAAAGGTCAGCTCCCGCCTCCATCGCTCGCTTCGCTCGCGATTACGGCGGGCAAGCAGGCTTTTCTTCTCGGCCTTCGCTTCCCACCGGAGAAATTTTCGTAGTTATTTTCTAATACACTTATTGGAAACTAGGTCGGGTTGATCACAACGGCAATCTGTTTCGTTTTTATTTTACGACACTACAGCGGGAAAGTTGTGCCAAAGCGGGTTGGAGTATTTTTGTTAGCACTACCGCTTATAAAATACCCATCCCAGAAGTATAACCAAACCAAAGGCGAGAACTATTTTTATAAGCGACTCTATGTTACCTATGTTTCCTTCTGCGTTGCCGTATGTTGCCATTCCTGTATATCCCAGATATAAAAAGATGAAACTGCGGATGAAATAGCCGACGAATGTCGATTGGAGATACGTTCGCATATTCAGCTTGATAAACCCGCACACCACCGACACAAGCGATGTGGGCATAATGGGAAGCGCGCGTACCACCAAAAGGACGACATCGTCTCTCCAGGTACCATTGAAGTGCTTGCCAATGCTTTCCACCTCTTTATGAGAGATCCCTATAAATTTACCGAAGCGGGTTAGAATCAGATCTTCTGTTTTATCTGCTACCACATAATAGAGCCAACTGGCAATAGTTTTTCCGGCAGAAGCAGCCAGTGCTAACCAAAATAAATACAGCAGTGTGTGATTTTGGGTGTGAGCGAGCATTCCGGCGGTGGTCATAACCAGTGGAGACGGAATCGGCGCAATGATCTCTTCCATAAACGAGCCGACAAAGGCAAACACTTCAAGGGGAATAGTATTTGCCAGGTTCTTGATCAGACTTATGATTTGATTCATATCTGGGCTCTTCTTCGTAAAAATACTGCCTTGCGGATTTCTGATGATACGAGGAGTATTGCCGAAAGAGCAATGACGAGTACCAACTGGATAAGAGTCACCTGGGTGATCTTAAAGATGCCTGAAAGCAGGGGAATTCGGTAATAATCATATCGGCGGCTTCCTTGGCTACATCTGTCCCCGTGATACCCATGGCCACACCAACATCAGATTGTTTGAGGGCCAACGCATCATTCACCCCGTCCCCGGTCACGGCAACGATGTGGCCCATCTTTTGTAAAAGCTGCACGATGCGCAGCTTCTGGTCGGAAGTAGTTCTGGCAAAGATGCGAATGTTGTTAAGTCGTCTCAGCGCCTCTTCGTCAGAAAGCTCCGCAAACTGACTACCAGTAATTATCTCCTCGTCTTGTTTGATCAGTCCGATTATTGAGCCAATAGCATTGGCCGTAAGTTCATTATCCCCGGTGATCATGATGGTTCTGATTCCGGCTTTTTCGGCACGCGTTCAACATTTTTATATGCTAGGGCAATAACGCGCAGGCTTTCTTTGGCATACTCGCGAAACTCGCTTTCAATATTCTGTCTTGATTGCTCATCTAAAGTGCAACTTTTCAAAACAGATTCCGGTGCTCCCTTGGTGTAAATAGTCTTTTGCTTATGGCTTTTCCACACCACAGTCATCATCTTCAGTGTGGGGTCAAATGCAAATTCTTCAACGAGTGTGCCGTTTTGTTTTATTTGCTCGATTACCAAACCTCTGTCCTGTGCTAAAAGAAGCAACGCTCCCTCGGTAGTATCTCCTAAAATGTCATATTTTCCATGATCGTGTTTATAAACCAAGCTCGCATTGTTACAAATCACACAGGTTGTGAGCAATTTACTAAAACTACTATGAGACAACTGCAGATTCCTGTCGTGACTGGAATAATTGATACCCTCAAACCAAAGTTTGGTTACCCGCATTTCATTCTTAGTCAGCGTGCCGGTCTTGTCTGTGGCAATCACTGTGGTGCTCCCCAGCGCTTCAATCGATGACAGCTTGCGCAGGATAGCTTTTTGTCTGGCCATTCTCTGCATCCCAACGGCTAGGGTAATGGTGATGACTGCCGGCAGACCTTCCGGAACTGCGGCTACGGCTAAACTAATACTAGTAAGGACCAACTCAATCAAGGGATGTTTGGCGATAAAACCGACAATAAATACCGTGCCGCTGGCGACAATTGCCAAGATTCCCAACTGTTTACCCAAAACATCCAGCTTCTTTTGTAGCGGTGTTTTCTCTTCCCTGATTTGGGAAAGGGAGGCTGCAATCTGGCCAAAGCGCGTCTGCATGCCAGTGGCGCTGACTTCGATTTTAGCTCTGCCCTTGACGACAATAGTTCCCAAATAAATCGTTCTTTTCTCTTCATCATAGACATTTTTCTCAACTGGCATTGACTCGCCGGTGAGAGAGGCTTCGTTTACTTCCAAATGCAAACTTTCCAAAAGTTTGGCGTCTGCCGGGATTTTACCGCCTTCCTCAAGAATAACTACGTCCCCGGGAACCAAAAGCTTGCTGTCTATTTTTTGTTCCACCCCGTCTCTCATGACCCGCACAGAGCTAACAGTCATTTTTTTCAGAGCTGCGATAGTCTTTTCGGCTTTATATTCTTGGATAAAACCGAGGATTCCGTTAAGGATAACAATAAGGAGAATAAAAATTCCATCCAACAGATCTCCCAAAAACAAAGATGCGATAGAGGCAATAATCAACAAAACCACTAAAACACTTGTAAATTGGGAGAAGAGAATCTGAAAAACAGTTTCTGCGCTTGTTTATCTGATAATCCAATTGCATTTTTCATGTGGCTAAATAAAAACCCCCGAAGCAGCTACTTCCCTTTATTCGTACACCCTTGTATTGTACATTAAATTGTGATATAAAAGATAAAGATATAACCTATATGACGAAAATACTTTTTTGGGCATTCATAAGTATAGTAGTAGTGTTCTTCATCTTTTTCTCTAGCATCATTGCTCTCGTCACGGATTGGTGGTGGTTTTCTGAAGTCGGGTTTACTGAAGTTTTTACGAAATCTCTCCTTGCTAAAGTGTCCTTGGGTCTAACAGTCGGAGTGTTTGCGGCAGTATTTCTACTTATTAACTTTCTTATCGCCGTGCGTTCGAAAATACCTTGGCTTGCCACTATTCCTGAAGCTCTGATTGGCCAGCCTCTGAGCCTGAATGATCGTATAGTAAAAAAACTTGGAATTGTTATTTGTTTAGTTACAGCTTTTTTTATCGGCCTTGTCGCAGCTAGTAGTTGGCAGGATGTCTTGAAATTTCTTGCGACGACCCCATTTGGTCAAGCCGATCCGTTGTTTAGTAAAGACGTGGCATTTTATGTGTTTTCCCTCCCGGTCTATTCTCTGGCCTTGGGTCTTGTCAGAAGCCTTATAGTATTGTCGCTTATCTTAAGCGGAACTATCTATATTCTTCGTGGCAGTCTCAATCTTTCTGCTCTCTTGGGGAAATTCAATCTCAACAGTTTATCGGAAAAACTCGGCGGCCCTCCAGTCAAATTAATCAAACACAAGAGCACAGACCGAAAGGCAAGACTGCATATAGGGATTTTATTATCCCTCTTTTTAGTAACAGTTGCCGTAGGTACTTATTTTTCGCTCTACAATCTCCTCACTACTCAAAGCGGACCCGTATTCGGCGCGGCAT
This window contains:
- a CDS encoding HAD-IC family P-type ATPase — encoded protein: MITGDNELTANAIGSIIGLIKQDEEIITGSQFAELSDEEALRRLNNIRIFARTTSDQKLRIVQLLQKMGHIVAVTGDGVNDALALKQSDVGVAMGITGTDVAKEAADMIITEFPCFQASLRSPR
- a CDS encoding HAD-IC family P-type ATPase gives rise to the protein MLIIASIASLFLGDLLDGIFILLIVILNGILGFIQEYKAEKTIAALKKMTVSSVRVMRDGVEQKIDSKLLVPGDVVILEEGGKIPADAKLLESLHLEVNEASLTGESMPVEKNVYDEEKRTIYLGTIVVKGRAKIEVSATGMQTRFGQIAASLSQIREEKTPLQKKLDVLGKQLGILAIVASGTVFIVGFIAKHPLIELVLTSISLAVAAVPEGLPAVITITLAVGMQRMARQKAILRKLSSIEALGSTTVIATDKTGTLTKNEMRVTKLWFEGINYSSHDRNLQLSHSSFSKLLTTCVICNNASLVYKHDHGKYDILGDTTEGALLLLAQDRGLVIEQIKQNGTLVEEFAFDPTLKMMTVVWKSHKQKTIYTKGAPESVLKSCTLDEQSRQNIESEFREYAKESLRVIALAYKNVERVPKKPESEPS
- a CDS encoding VTT domain-containing protein, producing the protein MNQIISLIKNLANTIPLEVFAFVGSFMEEIIAPIPSPLVMTTAGMLAHTQNHTLLYLFWLALAASAGKTIASWLYYVVADKTEDLILTRFGKFIGISHKEVESIGKHFNGTWRDDVVLLVVRALPIMPTSLVSVVCGFIKLNMRTYLQSTFVGYFIRSFIFLYLGYTGMATYGNAEGNIGNIESLIKIVLAFGLVILLGWVFYKR